The proteins below come from a single Juglans regia cultivar Chandler chromosome 12, Walnut 2.0, whole genome shotgun sequence genomic window:
- the LOC108994826 gene encoding uncharacterized protein LOC108994826 → MDHLTPIKRDFEGDIESGATVSNEDSSKALVSGSKKQASTLLDKICGGFVDVPIKSEDRAGLCGNVLNCDGFYPENVKTVSNKILEGEETVDYAEKTPVKEKRKKMSNKKPPKPPRPPRGPSLDAADQKLIKEISELAMLKRARIERMKALKKMKAAKSSSSNSSSIFAMVLTILFCLVILFQGMSSGKNSAVNFQGSPESAGPTEGDLISVQYYALPSASEPNEPDSESPNLVEQIAGSDLSEKLTRVAG, encoded by the exons ATGGATCATTTGACTCCAATAAAGAGAGATTTTGAGGGTGATATCGAAAGTGGGGCAACAGTTAGCAATGAAGATTCGAGCAAAGCCCTTGTTTCAGGTTCTAAAAAGCAGGCAAGTACATTGCTTGACAAGATTTGTGGTGGGTTTGTTGATGTGCCAATCAAGAGTGAAGATAGAGCAGGTTTATGTGGCAATGTGTTAAACTGTGATGGGTTTTATCCTGAGAATGTTAAGACAGTCAGCAACAAGATTTTGGAGGGGGAAGAGACTGTAGATTATGCAGAGAAAACACCTGTGAAAGAGAAACGTAAAAAGATGAGCAATAAAAAGCCGCCAAAACCTCCCAGACCTCCTAGAGGTCCATCATTGGATGCGGCTGACCAGAAGCTAATTAAGGAGATCTCTGAACTTGCCATGTTGAAGCGGGCAAGGATTGAGCGAATGAAAGCcttgaagaagatgaaagcTGCTAAGTCTTCATCTTCTAACAGCAGCAGCATATTTGCCATGGTGTTGACCATTCTCTTCTGTCTTGTGATACTCTTTCAAG GAATGTCATCTGGGAAAAATTCGGCTGTAAACTTCCAAGGGTCTCCCGAGTCAGCAGGACCAACAGAGGGGGATTTGATTTCCGTTCAGTACTACGCACTTCCATCTGCTAGTGAGCCAAACGAACCTGATTCTGAGTCTCCAAA TTTGGTAGAGCAGATTGCTGGTTCAGATCTGTCGGAAAAGCTAACAAGAGTTGCAGGATGA